The uncultured Cohaesibacter sp. genome window below encodes:
- the hpt gene encoding hypoxanthine phosphoribosyltransferase: MTDTIEVLYDEATLASRNQELANAIAEAGYKNLLVIAVLKGSFVFAADLLRALYRAGVPLEVEFMSLSSYGTGTKSSGNVKVVRDIEVIVKDRDVLLVDDILESGRTLAYAKSLLQERGANRADIAVLLDKPGKRVVDLAAEYVGFECPDKFVVGYGMDKAHSYREVPFVGYLE; this comes from the coding sequence ATGACTGATACCATCGAAGTCCTCTATGACGAGGCGACACTCGCCAGCCGCAATCAGGAACTGGCCAACGCCATCGCTGAAGCGGGCTACAAGAATCTGCTCGTCATTGCAGTCTTGAAGGGGAGTTTCGTTTTCGCGGCAGATCTGTTGCGGGCGCTCTATCGGGCCGGTGTGCCGCTTGAGGTGGAATTCATGTCCCTGTCGAGCTATGGCACCGGCACCAAGTCCTCCGGTAATGTGAAGGTGGTGCGCGATATCGAGGTGATCGTCAAGGATCGCGACGTGCTGCTGGTTGACGACATTCTTGAATCCGGACGCACGCTGGCCTATGCCAAGAGCCTGTTGCAGGAGCGGGGTGCAAACCGCGCCGATATTGCCGTTCTGCTCGATAAACCGGGTAAGCGGGTGGTTGATCTGGCGGCGGAATATGTCGGCTTCGAGTGCCCGGACAAGTTCGTCGTCGGCTATGGCATGGACAAGGCGCACTCCTATCGCGAGGTGCCATTTGTAGGCTATCTTGAATAA
- a CDS encoding zinc-ribbon domain-containing protein produces MKITCPNCATSYQVPDDYIGTEGRSVRCSSCGKTWHAEPQPEPKPEPKPAPAAAKAESKLEGGKEQSQDDIDALFDSPSGGGKEQSQDDIDALFDSPSGGGKEQSQDDIDALFDSPSGGGKEQSQDDIDALFDSPSGGGKEQSQDDIDALFDSPSSAGKEQSQDDINALFDAPSPKSDKKADAPEDASGSDVGDTEPDSTKGNASSPFVVKGDGGEDFKPPVVDLLDAAAFEAQKQTARSSDIETSARRRLRRKRSGAKKGSRGPRQGSLNKEWIIGGGALAASLLIIVGLFVSPHYWVKRIPDMASLYSLFGTTVNTVGVDIDMVDVRLEQKAGSPVLSIETELVNSGTEPVILPSVEFSVLGKERLALYSWTIGPDHVGLGPGERKQITTSVAAPAQARYLKLRVFNE; encoded by the coding sequence ATGAAGATAACCTGCCCAAATTGTGCGACAAGCTATCAGGTCCCTGATGATTATATCGGCACCGAGGGGCGATCTGTACGCTGCTCCAGTTGCGGCAAGACCTGGCACGCCGAGCCCCAGCCCGAACCAAAACCGGAGCCGAAACCCGCTCCTGCAGCAGCAAAGGCGGAATCGAAACTGGAGGGTGGCAAGGAACAGAGTCAGGATGACATCGACGCGCTGTTCGACAGCCCTTCCGGCGGTGGCAAGGAGCAGAGCCAGGATGACATCGACGCGCTGTTCGACAGCCCTTCCGGCGGTGGCAAGGAGCAGAGTCAGGACGACATCGACGCGCTGTTCGACAGCCCTTCCGGTGGTGGCAAGGAACAGAGCCAGGATGACATCGACGCGCTGTTCGACAGCCCTTCCGGTGGTGGCAAGGAACAGAGCCAAGACGACATCGACGCGCTGTTCGACAGCCCGTCCAGTGCTGGCAAGGAACAGAGCCAGGATGACATCAATGCCCTGTTCGATGCGCCTTCTCCGAAGTCCGACAAAAAGGCCGATGCACCAGAAGATGCGTCAGGTTCAGACGTCGGCGACACGGAACCCGATAGCACAAAGGGCAACGCCTCCAGCCCCTTCGTCGTCAAGGGCGATGGCGGAGAAGATTTCAAGCCGCCGGTTGTGGACCTCCTCGATGCCGCTGCCTTTGAAGCGCAGAAGCAGACCGCTCGGAGTTCCGACATCGAGACGAGTGCCCGCCGCAGACTGCGCCGCAAGCGTTCTGGCGCGAAGAAGGGTAGTCGCGGGCCACGGCAAGGCTCTCTCAACAAGGAATGGATAATCGGTGGTGGCGCGCTGGCCGCGAGCCTGCTGATCATCGTCGGGCTGTTCGTCTCACCGCATTACTGGGTCAAGCGCATACCGGATATGGCATCGCTCTATTCCCTGTTCGGGACAACCGTGAACACGGTCGGCGTCGATATCGACATGGTTGACGTCCGGCTCGAGCAGAAGGCGGGCTCGCCGGTGCTCTCCATCGAAACCGAACTGGTCAATTCGGGGACTGAACCTGTGATTCTTCCGTCTGTGGAGTTTTCCGTTCTTGGCAAGGAGCGTCTGGCGCTTTATTCATGGACCATCGGCCCGGACCATGTGGGTCTCGGACCGGGAGAACGCAAGCAGATCACGACGTCGGTTGCTGCTCCAGCGCAGGCAAGATATCTCAAGCTTCGCGTGTTCAATGAATAG
- the ftsE gene encoding cell division ATP-binding protein FtsE, whose amino-acid sequence MIRFENVGLRYGMGQEVLRDVSFHIPPNSFQFLSGPSGAGKTSLLKLMFLSLKPNRGLIKVFGKDTARLDHDELSRLRRQIGFVFQEFRLLNHLTTFENVALPLRVKGLSEQNYRTDVAELLQWVGLGHRMHVYPPVMSGGEKQRAAIARALISRPKLLLADEPTGNVDPILARRLLRLFVELHRSGTSIVIATHDTGLMDQIEARRIVLNDGALYIYD is encoded by the coding sequence TTGATTCGCTTTGAGAATGTTGGTCTGCGTTACGGAATGGGGCAGGAAGTGTTGCGCGATGTGTCTTTTCACATCCCGCCAAACTCTTTCCAGTTTCTCTCCGGCCCGTCGGGGGCAGGCAAGACTTCTCTGCTCAAGCTGATGTTTCTTTCGCTCAAGCCGAACCGCGGTCTGATCAAGGTGTTTGGCAAGGATACCGCCCGGCTCGACCATGATGAACTGTCCCGACTGCGCCGGCAGATCGGCTTTGTCTTTCAGGAATTTCGCCTGCTCAACCATCTGACAACCTTCGAGAATGTAGCGTTGCCACTGCGGGTCAAGGGCCTGTCGGAACAGAACTACCGCACAGACGTTGCCGAACTGCTGCAATGGGTCGGCCTTGGGCATCGTATGCATGTCTATCCTCCTGTCATGTCCGGCGGGGAGAAGCAACGTGCGGCCATTGCCCGTGCCCTGATATCGCGCCCCAAGCTGTTGCTGGCGGACGAACCGACCGGTAACGTCGACCCGATTCTTGCCCGTCGCCTGCTGCGTCTGTTCGTCGAATTGCACAGATCCGGCACATCCATCGTCATTGCCACCCACGATACCGGCCTGATGGATCAGATCGAGGCTCGCCGCATCGTGTTGAACGATGGCGCCCTCTATATTTACGACTAG
- a CDS encoding ABC transporter permease, producing the protein MARHPTDRDGSNGTHAPMPSGMPRIGPNLSPVGKEPFEPQQDTGNRDSGPDFASMASAMPHHGPESANDGPRPVRPDNAPGKKKKLRSRRFQKLKPPRRLTPQFSFSDKKPGPIVPKGTIAGHALVLVIAIMSFLAALTVAAVSIISDATRDWQSDISRGATIQIRQIEGVDMEGELAKAIGIARQTSGISSATALTSSESNALLEPWLGLDITFDDLPVPRLIELTIDDPSNVDFGSLSKALQEQVPGAILDNHRFWVERLRSMAETAIFIGFTIMLLVITATVLTVVFATRSAMAGNKETIEVLHFVGASNKFIAGEFQRKFFTLGFQGALAGGGVAVISFLIIQLLLRAQEGSAALDQMQALLGVVQLGTTAYLGTFALIVLIAVFTAITTRLTVMNTLKKLS; encoded by the coding sequence ATGGCCAGACATCCGACAGACCGCGATGGAAGCAATGGCACCCATGCTCCGATGCCTTCCGGCATGCCTCGCATTGGGCCCAATCTCTCCCCCGTCGGCAAGGAGCCCTTCGAGCCGCAACAGGACACTGGAAACAGGGATTCCGGCCCCGATTTTGCCTCCATGGCTTCAGCCATGCCCCATCACGGGCCAGAGAGCGCGAATGATGGCCCCCGGCCAGTGAGACCGGACAACGCGCCGGGCAAGAAGAAAAAGTTGCGGTCCCGCCGGTTCCAGAAACTGAAACCGCCTCGCCGCCTGACCCCGCAATTCAGCTTTTCCGACAAGAAGCCCGGCCCGATCGTGCCCAAGGGCACCATCGCCGGTCATGCCCTTGTGCTGGTGATCGCTATCATGAGCTTTCTTGCCGCCCTGACCGTGGCTGCCGTTTCGATCATTTCCGATGCCACGCGCGACTGGCAATCGGACATCAGCCGCGGCGCGACCATCCAGATCCGCCAGATCGAAGGTGTCGACATGGAGGGAGAACTGGCAAAGGCCATCGGCATAGCCCGCCAGACCAGCGGCATTTCCAGCGCCACCGCTCTCACCTCCAGCGAATCCAACGCACTGCTCGAACCGTGGCTTGGCCTCGACATCACCTTTGACGACCTGCCGGTGCCCCGTCTCATCGAACTGACCATCGACGATCCGTCCAATGTCGATTTCGGCAGTCTCAGCAAGGCGTTGCAGGAGCAGGTGCCCGGCGCCATCCTCGACAACCACCGCTTCTGGGTGGAACGGCTGAGATCGATGGCCGAGACGGCGATCTTCATCGGCTTCACCATCATGCTGCTGGTGATCACGGCGACGGTCCTGACGGTCGTCTTTGCAACCCGGTCGGCGATGGCGGGCAACAAGGAAACCATCGAGGTGCTGCATTTTGTCGGCGCCAGCAACAAGTTCATCGCCGGAGAGTTCCAGCGCAAATTCTTCACGCTCGGCTTTCAGGGTGCCCTCGCCGGAGGTGGCGTGGCGGTGATCTCCTTCCTCATCATCCAGCTGTTGCTGCGGGCGCAGGAAGGATCGGCCGCGCTGGACCAGATGCAGGCCCTGCTCGGTGTCGTGCAACTGGGCACCACCGCCTACCTTGGCACCTTCGCCCTTATCGTGCTGATTGCCGTATTCACCGCAATCACGACACGATTGACCGTTATGAATACGTTGAAAAAGCTGTCGTGA
- a CDS encoding YdcF family protein, giving the protein MPLRNTTPGSALGRVLFAVVLVTLLGLCMLMAGWAFFVGYSLTAHETTPRDADAIVVVTGGAGRLERAIELLKAGKGHKLLISGVHYRNTDRTMFSRFDLPDEVINCCVDLDREALNTVANATQTALWARENAFKSLIIVTSAYHMPRTLLEMRRAAPEVDFQSDLVAGPTDKPLLSRLSNLDTLHLLTKEYFKLLASVLHGTTERLLSHRRAPAPTGPET; this is encoded by the coding sequence ATGCCTCTTCGTAACACCACCCCAGGCTCAGCTCTCGGAAGAGTGCTGTTTGCTGTGGTCCTTGTGACCCTTCTGGGCCTGTGTATGCTGATGGCAGGCTGGGCCTTCTTCGTCGGCTATTCCCTGACCGCCCACGAGACCACACCGCGCGATGCCGATGCCATCGTGGTGGTTACGGGCGGAGCTGGTCGGCTGGAACGGGCCATCGAGCTGCTCAAGGCGGGCAAGGGGCACAAGCTGCTGATCTCCGGCGTCCATTACAGGAACACCGACCGGACGATGTTCTCCCGATTCGATCTGCCAGACGAAGTCATCAATTGCTGCGTCGATCTCGACCGGGAAGCTCTCAACACCGTTGCCAACGCCACACAGACAGCCCTGTGGGCAAGGGAAAACGCCTTCAAGAGCCTGATCATCGTCACCAGTGCCTATCACATGCCCCGCACTCTTCTTGAAATGCGCAGGGCGGCCCCCGAGGTGGATTTCCAGAGCGATCTGGTCGCCGGACCGACAGACAAGCCTTTGCTCTCGCGCCTGTCCAATCTGGACACGTTGCATCTGTTGACCAAGGAATATTTCAAGCTGCTCGCCTCGGTACTGCATGGCACCACGGAACGCCTCCTAAGCCACCGTCGCGCCCCCGCCCCCACAGGACCGGAAACATGA
- a CDS encoding lysophospholipid acyltransferase family protein: MLIIRSMLFNIAFYLATALMLIISIATYPLPRRYLVRLAGIWAHVCARLFTVIVGGSYEVRGLELLPKGQSIILAAKHMSAFETFALVPLVDDPLFILKRELLRYPLFGWALLKTDMIPIDRSAGLKALRGMLKEARKKMTNNSRQLIIFPEGTRRRPDTEPAYKFGISHIYHALKVPCYPVALNTGLFWPKGSVIRRSGKIIIEILPPIEPGMEMRAFFEQLSETIESNSNRLISEARAASDTLPPPADIKI, from the coding sequence ATGCTGATTATCCGCTCCATGCTCTTCAACATCGCCTTCTATCTGGCGACGGCACTCATGCTGATCATTTCCATCGCCACCTATCCGTTGCCCCGTCGCTATCTCGTCCGGCTCGCCGGTATCTGGGCTCATGTCTGCGCCAGGCTGTTCACCGTGATCGTCGGCGGAAGCTATGAAGTCCGAGGACTGGAACTGCTACCGAAGGGACAGAGCATCATCCTTGCTGCCAAGCATATGAGCGCGTTTGAAACCTTTGCCCTCGTACCACTGGTAGACGACCCGCTGTTCATCCTGAAGCGCGAGCTGCTGCGCTATCCTTTGTTTGGCTGGGCCCTTCTGAAGACCGACATGATTCCCATTGACCGCAGCGCCGGGCTCAAGGCCCTGCGTGGCATGCTCAAGGAAGCCCGCAAGAAGATGACCAACAACAGCCGCCAGCTGATCATCTTTCCTGAAGGCACCCGAAGACGTCCCGATACGGAGCCGGCCTACAAATTCGGCATCAGCCACATCTACCACGCCCTCAAGGTGCCCTGCTATCCGGTGGCGCTCAACACCGGTCTGTTCTGGCCCAAGGGCAGCGTGATTCGCCGTTCTGGCAAGATCATCATCGAGATTCTGCCACCAATTGAGCCTGGAATGGAAATGCGGGCGTTTTTCGAACAACTTAGTGAAACGATCGAATCCAATTCAAATCGGCTGATTTCCGAAGCACGCGCTGCCAGCGACACGCTCCCTCCCCCGGCAGATATCAAGATCTAG
- a CDS encoding gamma-glutamylcyclotransferase, giving the protein MRDLWVFGYGSLMWRPGFDFEESYIGTLDGYHRALCVYSHVHRGTPERPGLVMGLSEGGHCQGMVFRVAAEQRDAVIAYLREREQVTSVYLEEFVPVVIASVMADGQSRTVEAVTYVADTAHRQYAGKLSIEEQVRIVSQGHGQAGPNIDYVLNTVDHLRDIHIEDRALFDLADRLRRG; this is encoded by the coding sequence ATGCGGGATCTGTGGGTCTTTGGATATGGGTCACTGATGTGGCGCCCGGGGTTCGACTTCGAGGAATCCTATATCGGAACCCTAGATGGCTATCATCGCGCCCTGTGTGTCTATTCCCATGTCCACCGGGGGACGCCGGAGAGGCCAGGGCTGGTGATGGGGCTGAGCGAAGGCGGGCACTGTCAGGGCATGGTGTTCCGGGTCGCCGCCGAACAGCGCGATGCGGTGATCGCCTATTTGCGCGAACGCGAGCAGGTAACTTCGGTTTATCTGGAGGAATTCGTGCCGGTTGTCATCGCTTCGGTGATGGCAGATGGCCAGTCGCGGACGGTCGAAGCCGTCACCTATGTTGCCGATACGGCGCATCGGCAATATGCAGGCAAGCTTTCCATCGAGGAACAGGTGCGCATCGTTTCGCAAGGCCATGGTCAGGCGGGACCCAATATCGACTATGTTCTCAACACGGTAGACCACCTGCGCGACATTCATATCGAAGACAGGGCACTGTTCGATCTGGCAGATCGATTGCGGCGGGGCTGA
- a CDS encoding DUF2125 domain-containing protein: MPAETSQRIDSPKTKSGPRRLLWGLVFICALLFAGWSAFWYFSYSTTQKLVDRIVAREVNGQRVMTCSDQTLGGYPVRLALDCSSYAIRDPDSGWQISGGPVQVYWQLNAPDRASVETSAPLHIEQAMLGQSIEVTGSRILGSVMLTPPDVVRAVSFSAEDATLSANDTAFGSSFGTIRADALSVDASPNPEAGGDLDLTFKASELSVDQIPILNGEMTFTAVEGLSALMRDRSDPTGLWLQQSGRIRNIDGWMQIGQKTLKLRGDIAFSQAGLANGTLMLRILNPNIDTARIKSELTAKRDGFNGPLTGLQLMGKPIKDGDMVGSEVKITLTNGAIKAGFLPLGTLPPMR, from the coding sequence ATGCCAGCAGAGACATCTCAGAGAATCGACAGCCCCAAGACGAAAAGCGGCCCCAGACGGCTGCTTTGGGGGCTGGTGTTCATCTGTGCCCTGCTGTTCGCAGGCTGGTCGGCCTTCTGGTATTTCAGCTACTCGACCACGCAAAAACTCGTTGACCGCATCGTCGCCCGCGAGGTCAATGGCCAGCGCGTGATGACCTGCAGCGACCAGACGCTGGGCGGCTATCCCGTCCGGCTCGCCCTCGACTGCTCTTCCTATGCCATCAGGGATCCGGATTCTGGCTGGCAGATCAGCGGTGGCCCCGTGCAGGTCTACTGGCAGCTCAACGCGCCGGATCGGGCATCGGTGGAAACCAGCGCACCATTGCATATCGAGCAGGCGATGCTCGGGCAAAGCATCGAGGTAACCGGCAGCCGCATCCTCGGATCGGTGATGCTCACCCCGCCCGACGTCGTCAGGGCCGTTTCATTCAGCGCGGAAGACGCCACACTCAGTGCCAACGACACAGCATTCGGCTCGTCCTTCGGCACCATCCGGGCCGATGCCCTGTCTGTGGATGCCAGCCCCAACCCTGAAGCCGGCGGTGATCTGGACCTGACCTTCAAGGCCAGCGAGCTTTCGGTCGACCAGATTCCCATTCTCAATGGTGAAATGACATTCACTGCAGTCGAAGGACTCAGCGCCCTGATGCGTGACCGCAGCGACCCGACCGGGCTGTGGTTGCAGCAATCGGGCAGGATCAGGAACATCGATGGCTGGATGCAGATCGGCCAGAAGACTCTCAAGTTGAGAGGTGACATCGCTTTCAGTCAGGCTGGCCTTGCCAACGGCACCCTCATGCTGCGCATTCTCAACCCCAACATCGATACGGCCCGGATCAAGAGCGAGCTGACGGCCAAACGCGATGGCTTCAATGGTCCTCTGACCGGTCTCCAGCTCATGGGAAAGCCGATAAAGGACGGGGATATGGTCGGCTCTGAAGTCAAGATCACCCTGACCAATGGTGCAATAAAGGCAGGGTTCCTGCCTTTGGGAACCCTGCCTCCAATGCGTTAG
- a CDS encoding prephenate/arogenate dehydrogenase family protein, producing the protein MTEFLFKRMTLIGIGLLGSSISLAARQKGLVEHIAVHTRSAATLARAEELGLGDSYHSDMAESVKDADFVVVCTPVGVCETVAKVIAPHLKEGAIVTDVGSVKMSIIRQMQPHLPKTVHFIPGHPIAGTEESGPDAGFAELFINRWCILTPPEGTDPAAIEKVKTFWTTVGSNVELMDAHHHDNVLAITSHLPHLIAYNIVGTASDLEMVTNSEVIKYSAGGFRDFTRIAASDPTMWRDVFLHNKEAALEMLGRFTEDLTALQRAIRWGDGDALFDLFSRTRSIRRSIIDAGQEIAASDFGRHLKDGETHAPALNSDDHEHTAS; encoded by the coding sequence ATGACAGAGTTTCTTTTCAAGCGCATGACCCTGATCGGGATCGGTCTTCTGGGGTCTTCCATTTCTTTGGCAGCGCGACAGAAGGGTCTGGTCGAGCATATCGCGGTCCATACGCGGTCTGCCGCTACCCTGGCGAGGGCGGAAGAGCTGGGCTTGGGAGACAGTTATCACAGCGATATGGCTGAAAGCGTCAAGGATGCCGATTTCGTGGTGGTCTGCACCCCGGTCGGCGTCTGCGAAACCGTGGCCAAGGTGATCGCGCCGCATCTCAAGGAAGGCGCCATCGTTACCGACGTTGGCTCCGTCAAGATGTCGATTATCCGCCAGATGCAGCCGCATCTGCCCAAGACCGTGCACTTCATTCCCGGCCACCCGATTGCCGGTACCGAGGAATCCGGCCCGGATGCCGGCTTTGCCGAGCTGTTCATCAACCGCTGGTGCATTCTGACGCCACCGGAAGGTACGGATCCGGCCGCGATCGAGAAGGTCAAGACCTTCTGGACGACGGTTGGCTCAAATGTCGAGCTGATGGATGCCCATCATCATGACAATGTGCTGGCCATCACTTCGCATCTGCCGCATCTGATCGCCTACAATATCGTCGGCACCGCATCTGATCTGGAAATGGTGACCAATTCCGAGGTCATCAAATATTCCGCCGGCGGCTTCCGTGACTTCACCCGTATTGCGGCGTCTGACCCGACCATGTGGCGGGACGTCTTCCTGCACAACAAGGAAGCGGCGCTGGAAATGCTGGGGCGTTTCACCGAGGATCTGACGGCATTGCAGCGGGCCATTCGCTGGGGGGACGGGGACGCGTTGTTCGATCTGTTCTCACGCACTCGCTCGATCCGCCGCAGCATCATTGATGCCGGTCAGGAAATTGCCGCATCGGACTTCGGTCGTCATCTCAAGGATGGCGAAACTCATGCGCCGGCACTCAACAGCGACGATCACGAGCATACGGCCAGCTGA